The following are from one region of the Ochotona princeps isolate mOchPri1 chromosome 4, mOchPri1.hap1, whole genome shotgun sequence genome:
- the TAF1D gene encoding TATA box-binding protein-associated factor RNA polymerase I subunit D translates to MDPLDYMTSDVTMENENQSDDSSSGNSVFKTQCVPTSPKLRPRNPIREVRSSKVVESTDSSSDSPPEPIGRPLTLKALIEKFKKKKHKRRKRKYKATGRPKGRPKGQKNTRAQVDKKQFKDKGPRFSFLESENGTQPLPWRKILTFEQAVARGFFNYIEKLKYEHHLKESLKQMDVGEDLEKEDLDTRRYKYLDDDGSISPIEESVSDDDEAAHADQEECDVQLVDSSCFIVSSEFPKQRKVKSENSMKAAVLSQKKASKVKTPGQKVEPLENEMGT, encoded by the exons atggatCCACTTGACTACATGACATCTGATGTtactatggaaaatgaaaatcaaag tgaTGATTCTTCATCTGGAAACAGTGTATTTAAAACTCAGTGTGTTCCTACTTCACCTAAATTGAGGCCAAGAAATCCCATCAGAGAAGTGCGTTCATCTAAAGTTGTAGAGTCAACAGATTCATCCAGTGACTCGCCTCCAGAACCAATAGGGAGACCACTGACATTAAAAGCACTTAttgaaaaatttaagaaaaagaaacataaaaggagaaaaaggaaatacaaggCAACAGGCAGACCAAAAGGAAGACCAAAAGGACAGAAAAACACTAGAGCACAAGTAGATAAGAAACAATTTAAAGACAAAGGACCTAGATTCTCATTTTTAGAATCAGAGAATGGAACTCAGCCCTTACCCTGGAGGAAAATATTAACCTTTGAG CAAGCAGTTGCAAGAggattttttaattacattgaaaAATTAAAGTATGAACACCACCTTAAAGAATCTCTGAAACAAATGGATGTTGGTGAAGATTTAGAAAAAGAAGATCTTGATACGCGTAGATACAAGTATTTGGATGACGATGGATCTATTTCTCCCATTGAAGAATCAGT ATCGGATGATGACGAGGCAGCACACGCTGACCAGGAAGAATGTGATGTCCAACTGGTG gacAGTAGTTGTTTCATAGTAAGTTCCGAATTCCCAAAGCAGAGAAAGGTGAAGTCGGAAAATAGCATGAAAGCAGCCGTTTTGTCTCAGAAGAAAGCCTCGAAAGTCAAAACACCTGGACAGAAGGTGGAGCCTCTTGAAAACGAGATGGGAACATGA